A stretch of the Desulfurellaceae bacterium genome encodes the following:
- a CDS encoding methane monooxygenase/ammonia monooxygenase subunit A: MNAQDITALGRMKEAKIFDLMLILALVGFFTVIPHVSRMLYFGDWDFWVDWKDKLWWPIVGPASALLVTSVGHYLAWHYLRLPLGATFAAVFVLIGAWLSRVFSFHGLEDYPLNFVWPSTTIPLAMILDLTLFWSRSYLVTSLIGGFLWGFLFYAVNWLMLMPFLQPLSLFGKTFTVADLMGYYFIRPQTPEYLRRIDVGTLQSFLGQRIWISVFMAGVTCTLVYWLGILLGHALGVLPTRKILKQT; the protein is encoded by the coding sequence ATGAACGCGCAGGACATCACCGCCCTGGGCCGGATGAAAGAGGCGAAGATCTTCGACCTGATGCTGATCCTCGCCCTGGTCGGCTTTTTTACCGTCATCCCCCACGTCAGCCGGATGTTGTACTTTGGCGACTGGGACTTCTGGGTTGACTGGAAAGACAAACTGTGGTGGCCGATCGTCGGGCCGGCCTCGGCCCTGCTGGTCACCTCGGTCGGCCATTACCTGGCCTGGCACTATCTGCGGCTGCCCCTGGGCGCGACCTTTGCCGCGGTCTTCGTTCTGATCGGGGCGTGGCTCAGCCGGGTGTTCAGCTTTCACGGCCTGGAGGACTACCCGCTCAATTTTGTCTGGCCATCGACCACCATCCCGCTGGCCATGATTCTCGACCTGACCCTGTTCTGGAGCCGGAGCTATCTGGTCACCAGCCTGATTGGCGGTTTTCTGTGGGGCTTTCTGTTCTACGCGGTCAACTGGCTCATGCTGATGCCGTTTCTGCAACCCCTGAGCCTGTTCGGCAAGACCTTTACGGTCGCCGATCTGATGGGCTACTACTTCATCCGGCCTCAAACGCCCGAGTATCTGCGTCGGATCGACGTTGGCACCCTGCAATCCTTTCTGGGCCAGCGGATCTGGATCAGCGTGTTCATGGCCGGCGTCACCTGTACCCTGGTCTACTGGCTCG